The genomic segment TTTACATTCCCGCTCGAGCGCTTGAGAGCGTCGATAATCAAATCGCGCTCGATCAATTCGATTCGTTGCTTGAACCTTCCAGGAGAGGCTTTGTCCACCCGATCGGGCATCTGCAAGGTTGGAGGAAGACTGTATCCGTGAATCACATCGTCGTGCGTTAAGAGCACGGCGTGTTCAATGCAGTTTTCCAATTCGCGAACGTTACCCGGTCAATGATAGGCCATCATCATATTGATGGCGGTCGTACTGATCCGCTTGATCCGCTTCTCCATTTTAGCGGAATATCGTTCCACGAAAAAATCGGCCAATAAAAGAATATCGTCCTTCCGGTCTCGCAAAGGGGGAAGAAAAATCGGGAAGACGTTGATGCGATAATACAAATCCTGCCGAAAAGCTCTTTCTTCCACCGCTTTTTCCAGGTTTTTATGGGTCGCGGCGATAATTCGAACGTCGGCTTTG from the Candidatus Omnitrophota bacterium genome contains:
- a CDS encoding helix-turn-helix domain-containing protein, with protein sequence MENCIEHAVLLTHDDVIHGYSLPPTLQMPDRVDKASPGRFKQRIELIERDLIIDALKRSSGNVNAAAREMGITPRMVHYKIQKLGIDNQTYKIPQNK